In the Borrelia turicatae 91E135 genome, one interval contains:
- the der gene encoding ribosome biogenesis GTPase Der: MIGSKVQDYKSVLIVGRPNVGKSTLFNKLLSSNRSITDEIYGVTRDLIKEICTVDSYKFYLIDAGGFTLLRDELSRVVVNKVISLLDSIDLILFVLDVNEILSEDYELIERLRKYSDKIVLVLNKIDSHHKQALTYEFQNLGFQKSFLVSATHGKGVNSLRIFLKNSVGKLAIDDNVDVKIGLIGKPNSGKSTLINFLAGREVSIVSRVAGTTRDFVKARFQRNGKTFELIDTAGIRRRARVNELIEHYSVSRALRVIDMVDIVFLLVDVKEDLTAQDKKIAHYATKRGKGIIIVFTKWDLVKSKSGYFEALKNRVKFFFPILNFSPILRISAHRREGVDNLFKEAIKLKKQLELKISTADLNKMLSLWIKDYHLNASHKVKYITQISVNPVKFILFANKITNFPNSYYNYLVNNIRKIGYYNIPILIELREKTRDLK; this comes from the coding sequence TTGATTGGTTCTAAAGTTCAAGATTATAAAAGTGTTCTTATTGTTGGAAGACCAAATGTTGGGAAGTCTACTTTATTTAATAAGCTTTTAAGCTCAAATAGAAGTATTACTGATGAAATTTATGGAGTTACTAGGGATTTGATAAAAGAGATTTGTACAGTAGATTCTTATAAATTTTATTTGATTGATGCTGGTGGATTTACCCTTTTAAGGGATGAACTTAGTAGAGTTGTGGTTAATAAAGTTATAAGCTTGCTTGATAGCATTGATTTGATCTTGTTTGTTTTAGATGTAAATGAAATTTTATCAGAAGATTATGAGCTTATTGAGAGGTTAAGAAAATATAGTGATAAGATAGTCTTGGTGTTAAATAAAATAGATAGTCATCATAAGCAAGCCTTAACTTATGAATTTCAAAATTTAGGTTTTCAAAAGAGCTTTTTAGTTAGTGCGACTCATGGAAAAGGAGTAAATAGCTTAAGAATTTTTTTGAAAAATTCAGTAGGCAAATTGGCAATTGATGATAATGTTGATGTTAAGATTGGCCTTATAGGGAAGCCAAATTCAGGCAAATCTACTCTTATTAATTTTTTAGCAGGACGTGAAGTTTCAATTGTGTCTCGGGTTGCTGGGACTACAAGGGATTTTGTTAAAGCAAGATTTCAAAGGAATGGTAAAACATTTGAGCTTATTGATACTGCTGGAATAAGGCGGCGAGCAAGGGTAAATGAACTTATTGAACATTATTCTGTAAGTAGAGCTTTAAGAGTAATTGATATGGTAGATATTGTCTTTTTATTAGTTGATGTTAAAGAAGACTTAACGGCGCAAGATAAGAAAATTGCTCATTATGCAACTAAACGGGGTAAAGGGATTATTATTGTGTTTACCAAGTGGGATCTTGTAAAATCAAAAAGCGGTTATTTTGAGGCTTTAAAAAATCGTGTTAAGTTTTTTTTCCCAATTTTAAATTTTTCTCCCATATTAAGAATATCTGCTCATAGAAGAGAGGGGGTAGATAATCTTTTTAAAGAAGCAATTAAATTAAAAAAACAACTTGAACTTAAAATAAGTACTGCTGATTTGAATAAGATGTTGAGTTTATGGATTAAGGATTATCATTTGAATGCTTCACATAAAGTGAAATATATAACTCAGATTAGTGTTAATCCTGTTAAGTTTATTTTATTTGCGAATAAAATAACTAATTTTCCAAATTCTTATTATAATTATTTAGTAAATAATATTCGTAAAATTGGTTATTATAATATTCCAATTTTAATAGAACTGAGAGAAAAAACAAGAGACTTAAAGTGA